Proteins from a single region of Pseudomonas ekonensis:
- a CDS encoding DUF5064 family protein, with amino-acid sequence MAQFEPGRLHIERHALDKNDVSYDISLTYEVFQDPHKGKGMQFRMHGTIQGKTVDEPFFLPKEEAYNFARNVTQIAEKYGIPKALSSIGSIHKHYDLMFEDVRQQLNMKSGDAVNPEHFE; translated from the coding sequence ATGGCCCAATTCGAACCCGGCCGTCTGCACATCGAGCGCCATGCGCTGGACAAGAACGACGTCAGCTACGACATCAGCCTGACCTACGAGGTCTTCCAGGATCCGCACAAAGGCAAGGGAATGCAGTTCAGGATGCACGGGACGATCCAGGGCAAGACAGTGGACGAGCCATTCTTCCTGCCCAAGGAAGAAGCCTACAACTTCGCCCGCAACGTGACGCAGATCGCCGAGAAGTACGGCATCCCCAAGGCGCTCAGCAGCATCGGCTCGATCCACAAGCACTACGACCTGATGTTCGAGGACGTGCGCCAGCAACTGAACATGAAGTCCGGCGACGCGGTGAACCCCGAGCATTTCGAATAA
- the nadA gene encoding quinolinate synthase NadA codes for MTQISERLLVQAHLDAKQPKPLTAEEEAHYRSAIAAELKAQDAVLVAHFYCDPVIQALAEETGGCVSDSLEMARFGNAHPAKTVVVAGVKFMGETAKILNPEKRVLMPTLDATCSLDLGCPVDEFSAFCDQHPERTVVVYANTSAAVKARADWVVTSSCALEIVESLMDNGETIIWGPDKHLGTYIQRQTGADMLLWDGACIVHEEFKAKQLEDMKALYPDAAILVHPESPTSVIELADAVGSTSQLIAAAKTLPHKTLIVATDRGIFYKMQQVCPDKVFIEAPTAGNGAACRSCAHCPWMAMNTLERTLKCLKEGTGEIFVDPALIPQAIRPLKRMLDFTQAARMKLAGNA; via the coding sequence GCCGAGGAAGAGGCCCACTACCGTTCCGCCATCGCCGCCGAGCTCAAGGCTCAGGACGCCGTGCTGGTTGCCCACTTCTATTGCGATCCGGTCATCCAGGCCCTGGCCGAAGAGACCGGTGGCTGCGTGTCCGACTCCCTGGAGATGGCCCGCTTCGGCAATGCCCACCCGGCCAAGACCGTGGTGGTGGCCGGCGTGAAGTTCATGGGCGAGACCGCCAAGATCCTCAACCCGGAAAAGCGCGTGCTGATGCCGACGCTGGACGCCACCTGTTCGTTGGACCTGGGTTGCCCGGTGGATGAGTTCTCGGCGTTCTGCGACCAGCATCCGGAGCGCACCGTGGTGGTGTACGCCAACACGTCGGCGGCGGTGAAGGCGCGGGCCGACTGGGTGGTGACGTCCAGCTGCGCGCTGGAGATCGTCGAGAGCCTGATGGACAACGGCGAGACCATCATCTGGGGGCCGGACAAGCACCTGGGCACCTACATCCAGCGCCAGACCGGCGCCGACATGCTGCTGTGGGACGGCGCCTGCATCGTCCACGAAGAGTTCAAGGCCAAGCAGCTCGAAGACATGAAGGCGCTGTACCCGGACGCGGCCATTCTGGTGCACCCTGAGTCGCCGACGTCGGTCATCGAGCTGGCGGACGCCGTCGGTTCCACCAGCCAGTTGATCGCCGCGGCCAAGACGCTGCCGCACAAGACCCTGATCGTCGCCACCGACCGCGGCATCTTCTACAAGATGCAGCAGGTGTGCCCGGACAAGGTCTTCATCGAGGCGCCTACCGCCGGTAACGGCGCCGCATGCCGCAGCTGCGCGCATTGCCCGTGGATGGCCATGAACACTCTTGAGCGCACGCTCAAGTGCCTTAAAGAGGGCACCGGCGAGATCTTCGTCGACCCGGCGCTGATTCCGCAGGCGATCCGCCCGCTCAAGCGCATGCTGGACTTCACCCAGGCGGCGCGGATGAAACTGGCCGGCAACGCCTGA
- the gcvP gene encoding aminomethyl-transferring glycine dehydrogenase has translation MTQVNLGTANEFIARHIGPRAGDEQAMLNSLGFDSLEALSASVIPESIKGTSVLGLDDGLSEAQALAAIKAIAGQNQLFKTYIGQGYYNCHTPSPILRNLLENPAWYTAYTPYQPEISQGRLEALLNFQTLISDLTGLPIANASLLDEATAAAEAMTFCKRLSKNKGSHQFFASIHSHPQTLDVLRTRAEPLGIDVVVGDERELTDVTPFFGALLQYPASNGDVFDYRELTERFHAANALVAVAADLLALTLLTPPGEFGADVAIGSAQRFGVPLGFGGPHAAYFSTKDAFKRDMPGRLVGVSVDRFGKPALRLAMQTREQHIRREKATSNICTAQVLLANIASMYAVYHGPKGLTQIANRVHRLTAILAQGLSALGLNVEQTHFFDTLTLATGAQTAALHDKARAQRINLRVVDARRLGLSVDETTTRADIETLWALFADGKALPDFAALAASAQDTLPAALVRQSPILSHPVFNRYHSETELMRYLRKLADKDLALDRTMIPLGSCTMKLNAASEMIPVTWAEFGALHPFAPAEQSAGYQQLTSELEAMLCAATGYDAVSLQPNAGSQGEYAGLLAIRAYHQSRGDDRRDICLIPSSAHGTNPATAHMAGMRVVVTACDARGNVDIEDLRAKAIEHREHLAALMITYPSTHGVFEEGIREICAIIHDNGGQVYIDGANMNAMVGLCAPGKFGGDVSHLNLHKTFCIPHGGGGPGVGPIGVKSHLAPFLPGHAEMARKEGAVCAAPFGSASILPITWMYIRMMGGAGLKRASQLAILNANYISRRLEEHYPVLYTGSNGLVAHECILDLRPLKDSSGISVDDVAKRLIDFGFHAPTMSFPVAGTLMIEPTESESKEELDRFCDAMIRIREEIRAVENGTLDKDDNPLKNAPHTAAELVGEWTHPYSREQAVYPVASLVEAKYWPPVGRVDNVFGDRNLVCACPSIESYA, from the coding sequence ATGACCCAAGTAAACCTCGGCACCGCCAACGAATTCATCGCCCGTCACATCGGCCCCCGCGCCGGCGACGAGCAGGCCATGCTCAACAGCCTCGGCTTCGACTCCCTCGAGGCCCTGAGCGCCAGCGTCATCCCGGAAAGCATCAAGGGCACCAGCGTGCTGGGCCTGGACGACGGCCTGAGCGAAGCCCAGGCCCTGGCCGCGATCAAGGCCATCGCCGGCCAGAACCAACTGTTCAAGACCTACATCGGCCAGGGCTACTACAACTGCCACACGCCGTCGCCGATCCTGCGCAACCTGCTGGAGAACCCGGCCTGGTATACCGCCTACACCCCCTACCAGCCTGAGATCTCCCAGGGCCGCCTCGAAGCGCTGCTGAACTTCCAGACCCTGATCAGCGACCTCACCGGCCTGCCGATCGCCAACGCCTCCCTGCTCGACGAAGCCACCGCCGCCGCCGAAGCCATGACCTTCTGCAAGCGCCTGAGCAAGAACAAGGGCAGCCACCAGTTCTTCGCCTCGATCCACAGCCATCCGCAGACCCTCGACGTGCTGCGCACCCGTGCCGAGCCGCTGGGCATCGACGTGGTCGTGGGCGACGAGCGCGAACTGACCGACGTGACCCCGTTCTTCGGCGCCCTGCTGCAATACCCGGCGAGCAACGGCGACGTGTTCGACTACCGTGAGCTGACCGAACGCTTCCATGCCGCCAACGCTCTGGTGGCCGTGGCCGCCGACCTGCTGGCCCTGACCCTGCTGACCCCGCCGGGCGAGTTCGGCGCCGACGTGGCCATCGGCAGCGCCCAGCGCTTCGGCGTGCCGCTGGGCTTCGGCGGCCCGCATGCGGCGTACTTCTCCACCAAAGACGCGTTCAAGCGCGACATGCCGGGCCGCCTGGTCGGCGTGTCGGTCGACCGTTTCGGCAAGCCGGCCCTGCGCCTGGCCATGCAGACCCGCGAGCAGCACATCCGCCGCGAGAAGGCCACCTCAAACATCTGCACCGCCCAAGTGCTGCTGGCCAACATCGCCAGCATGTACGCCGTGTACCACGGCCCCAAAGGCCTGACCCAGATCGCCAACCGCGTGCACCGCCTGACCGCGATCCTCGCCCAAGGCTTGAGCGCCCTGGGCCTGAACGTCGAGCAGACGCACTTCTTCGACACCCTGACCCTGGCCACCGGCGCGCAGACCGCCGCATTGCACGACAAGGCCCGTGCCCAGCGGATCAACCTGCGCGTGGTCGATGCCCGGCGCCTGGGCCTGTCGGTGGACGAAACCACCACCCGGGCCGACATCGAGACCCTGTGGGCGCTGTTCGCCGACGGCAAGGCCCTGCCGGACTTCGCCGCCCTCGCCGCCTCGGCGCAAGACACCCTGCCGGCGGCGCTGGTGCGCCAGTCGCCGATCCTCAGCCACCCGGTGTTCAACCGCTACCACTCCGAAACCGAGCTGATGCGCTACCTGCGCAAGCTGGCGGACAAGGACCTGGCGCTCGACCGCACCATGATCCCGCTGGGCTCGTGCACCATGAAGCTCAACGCCGCCAGCGAAATGATCCCGGTGACCTGGGCCGAATTCGGCGCCCTGCACCCGTTCGCCCCGGCCGAGCAGAGCGCCGGCTACCAGCAGCTGACCTCTGAGCTGGAAGCGATGCTCTGCGCCGCCACCGGCTACGACGCGGTGTCGCTGCAGCCCAACGCCGGCTCCCAGGGCGAGTACGCCGGCCTGCTGGCGATCCGCGCCTACCACCAGAGCCGCGGCGACGACCGCCGTGACATCTGCCTGATCCCGTCATCCGCCCACGGCACCAACCCGGCCACCGCCCACATGGCCGGCATGCGCGTGGTGGTGACCGCGTGCGATGCCCGTGGCAACGTCGATATCGAAGACCTGCGCGCCAAGGCCATCGAGCACCGCGAGCACCTCGCCGCGCTGATGATCACCTACCCGTCGACCCACGGCGTGTTCGAGGAAGGCATCCGCGAAATCTGCGCGATCATTCACGACAACGGCGGCCAGGTGTACATCGACGGCGCCAACATGAACGCGATGGTCGGCCTCTGCGCCCCGGGCAAGTTCGGCGGCGACGTGTCGCACCTGAACCTGCACAAGACCTTCTGCATCCCCCACGGCGGCGGCGGCCCGGGCGTCGGCCCGATCGGCGTCAAGTCGCACCTGGCCCCGTTCCTGCCGGGCCACGCCGAGATGGCGCGCAAGGAAGGCGCGGTCTGCGCGGCGCCGTTCGGCAGCGCGAGCATCCTGCCGATCACCTGGATGTACATCCGCATGATGGGCGGCGCCGGCCTCAAGCGCGCCTCGCAGTTGGCGATCCTCAACGCCAACTACATCTCGCGCCGCCTCGAAGAGCACTACCCGGTGCTCTACACCGGCAGCAACGGCCTGGTGGCCCACGAATGCATCCTGGACCTGCGTCCGCTCAAGGACAGCAGCGGCATCAGCGTCGATGACGTCGCCAAGCGCCTGATCGACTTCGGCTTCCACGCCCCGACCATGTCGTTCCCGGTGGCCGGCACGCTGATGATCGAGCCGACCGAAAGCGAATCCAAGGAAGAGCTGGACCGCTTCTGCGACGCCATGATCCGCATCCGCGAAGAGATCCGCGCGGTGGAGAACGGCACCCTGGACAAGGACGACAACCCGCTCAAGAACGCCCCGCACACCGCAGCGGAGCTGGTCGGCGAGTGGACTCACCCCTACAGCCGCGAGCAGGCGGTGTACCCGGTGGCGTCGTTGGTCGAGGCCAAGTACTGGCCGCCGGTCGGCCGCGTCGACAACGTGTTCGGCGACCGCAATCTGGTCTGCGCCTGCCCGTCGATCGAAAGCTACGCTTAA
- a CDS encoding L-serine ammonia-lyase translates to MSLSVFDLFKIGIGPSSSHTVGPMRAAARFVEGLRRENLLAATVCVKVELYGSLGATGKGHGSDKAVLLGLEGEHPDTVDTDTVTARLAGIRASGRLNLLGEHDIAFNEKEHLAMIRKPLPYHPNGMIFRAFDAAGLQIRSREYYSVGGGFVVDEDAAGADRIVEDATALTFPFKTAKELLGHCATYGLSISQVMLTNESAWRPEAETRAGLLKIWQVMQDCVAAGCRNEGILPGGLKVKRRAAALHRQLCKNPESSLRDPLSVLDWVNLYALAVNEENAYGGRVVTAPTNGAAGIIPAVLHYYMRFIPGANDDGVVRFLLTAAAIGILYKENASISGAEVGCQGEVGVACSMAAGALCEVLGGSVQQVENAAEIGMEHNLGLTCDPIGGLVQVPCIERNAMGSVKAINAVRMAMRGDGQHFVSLDKVIRTMRQTGADMKSKYKETARGGLAVNIIEC, encoded by the coding sequence ATGTCGTTAAGCGTGTTCGACCTGTTCAAGATCGGCATCGGCCCCTCCAGCTCCCACACCGTCGGCCCGATGCGCGCCGCCGCGCGCTTCGTCGAGGGCCTGCGCCGGGAAAACCTGCTGGCCGCCACCGTCTGCGTGAAGGTCGAGCTGTACGGATCCCTCGGCGCCACCGGCAAGGGGCACGGCAGCGACAAGGCCGTGCTGCTGGGCCTTGAGGGCGAGCACCCGGATACCGTCGACACCGACACCGTCACCGCCCGCCTGGCCGGCATCCGCGCCAGCGGCCGCCTCAACCTGCTCGGCGAACACGACATCGCGTTCAACGAGAAAGAACACCTTGCGATGATCCGCAAGCCTCTGCCCTACCACCCCAACGGCATGATCTTTCGCGCGTTCGACGCCGCCGGCCTGCAGATCCGCAGCCGCGAGTACTACTCGGTGGGCGGCGGTTTCGTGGTCGACGAGGACGCCGCCGGGGCCGACCGCATCGTCGAAGACGCCACCGCGCTGACCTTCCCGTTCAAGACCGCCAAGGAACTGCTCGGCCACTGCGCCACCTACGGCCTGTCGATCAGCCAGGTGATGCTGACCAACGAAAGCGCCTGGCGCCCGGAAGCGGAAACCCGCGCCGGCCTGCTGAAGATCTGGCAGGTGATGCAGGACTGCGTGGCCGCCGGCTGCCGCAACGAAGGCATCCTGCCGGGCGGCCTGAAGGTCAAGCGCCGGGCGGCGGCGCTGCACCGGCAACTGTGCAAGAACCCGGAATCGTCCCTGCGCGATCCGCTGTCGGTGCTGGACTGGGTCAACCTCTACGCCCTGGCCGTCAACGAGGAAAACGCCTACGGCGGGCGGGTCGTCACCGCACCGACCAACGGCGCAGCCGGGATCATCCCGGCGGTGCTGCATTACTACATGCGCTTCATCCCCGGCGCCAATGACGACGGCGTCGTGCGTTTCCTCCTGACGGCGGCGGCCATCGGCATCCTGTACAAGGAGAACGCCTCGATCTCCGGCGCCGAAGTCGGCTGCCAGGGCGAAGTCGGCGTGGCCTGCTCGATGGCCGCCGGCGCCCTGTGCGAAGTCCTCGGCGGCAGCGTGCAGCAAGTGGAGAACGCCGCGGAGATCGGCATGGAGCACAACCTCGGCCTGACCTGCGACCCCATCGGCGGACTGGTGCAGGTGCCCTGCATCGAACGCAACGCCATGGGTTCGGTGAAAGCGATCAACGCCGTGCGGATGGCCATGCGCGGCGACGGGCAGCACTTCGTCTCCCTCGACAAAGTCATCCGCACCATGCGCCAGACCGGCGCCGACATGAAAAGCAAATACAAAGAGACCGCCCGCGGCGGTCTGGCAGTCAACATTATCGAATGCTGA
- a CDS encoding sigma-54-dependent transcriptional regulator produces the protein MRIHVSFIDRVGITQEVLALLGGRNLNLDAVEMVPPNVYIDAPTLSPQVLEELKDALFRVRGVEAVVVVDILPGQRRHLQLDALLAAMTDPVLALDSAGKVLLANPALIALYGREPAGESVSELFNDPGLLETLLEQGFRLPLREITVNGQTLLLDATPITDAGALLTLYQPNRIGEQLSALHHDHAEGFDALLGDSPAIRTLKTRAQRVAALDAPLLIQGETGTGKELVARACHAISARHSAPFLALNCAALPENLAESELFGYAPGAFTGAQRGGKPGLMELANQGTVFLDEIGEMSPYLQAKLLRFLNDGSFRRVGGDREVKVDVRILSATHRDLEKMVSEGLFREDLFYRLNVLNVEVPPLRERGQDILLLARHFMQQACAQIQRPVCRLAPGTYPALLGNRWPGNVRQLQNVIFRAAAICESSLVDIGDLDIAGTSVARQADTDVDSLEQAVEAFEKSLLETLYVSYPSTRQLASRLQTSHTAIAHRLRKYGIPNKP, from the coding sequence ATGCGTATCCACGTCAGCTTCATCGACCGCGTCGGCATCACCCAGGAAGTCCTGGCCCTGCTCGGCGGGCGCAATCTCAACCTGGATGCGGTGGAGATGGTGCCGCCCAACGTCTACATCGACGCCCCGACCCTCAGCCCGCAAGTGCTCGAAGAGTTGAAAGACGCGCTGTTCCGGGTGCGCGGCGTGGAAGCCGTGGTCGTCGTCGACATCCTCCCCGGCCAGCGTCGGCATTTGCAGCTCGATGCGTTGCTCGCGGCGATGACCGACCCGGTGCTGGCGCTGGACAGCGCCGGCAAGGTGCTGCTGGCCAACCCGGCGCTGATCGCTTTGTACGGTCGCGAGCCGGCAGGCGAAAGCGTCTCGGAGCTGTTCAACGATCCGGGCCTGCTCGAAACCTTGCTCGAACAGGGTTTCCGCCTGCCGCTGCGGGAAATCACCGTCAATGGCCAGACCCTGCTGCTGGACGCCACGCCGATCACCGACGCCGGCGCCCTGCTGACCCTGTACCAACCCAACCGCATCGGCGAACAGCTCTCGGCGCTGCACCACGACCACGCCGAAGGCTTCGATGCGCTGCTGGGCGACTCCCCGGCCATCCGCACCCTCAAGACCCGGGCGCAGCGGGTGGCGGCACTCGATGCGCCGCTGCTGATCCAGGGCGAGACCGGCACCGGCAAGGAACTGGTGGCCCGGGCCTGCCACGCCATCAGCGCACGGCACAGCGCGCCGTTCCTGGCGCTCAACTGCGCGGCGCTGCCGGAGAACCTCGCCGAGAGCGAACTGTTCGGCTACGCCCCCGGCGCCTTCACCGGTGCCCAGCGCGGCGGCAAGCCGGGGCTGATGGAACTGGCCAACCAGGGCACGGTGTTCCTCGACGAGATCGGCGAGATGTCGCCGTACCTGCAAGCCAAGCTGCTGCGCTTCCTCAATGACGGCAGCTTCCGCCGGGTCGGCGGCGACCGCGAGGTGAAGGTCGATGTGCGGATCCTCAGCGCCACCCACCGCGACCTGGAGAAAATGGTCAGCGAAGGCCTGTTCCGCGAAGACCTGTTCTACCGCCTCAACGTGCTCAACGTCGAAGTGCCGCCGCTGCGCGAACGCGGCCAGGACATCCTGCTGCTGGCCCGCCACTTCATGCAGCAGGCCTGCGCGCAGATCCAGCGCCCGGTCTGCCGCCTGGCGCCCGGCACCTACCCGGCGCTGCTCGGCAACCGCTGGCCGGGCAACGTGCGGCAGCTGCAGAACGTGATCTTCCGCGCCGCCGCGATCTGCGAAAGCAGCCTGGTGGACATCGGCGACCTCGACATCGCCGGCACCTCGGTGGCGCGCCAGGCCGACACCGACGTCGACAGCCTCGAACAAGCCGTCGAAGCCTTCGAGAAATCCCTGCTCGAGACCCTCTACGTCAGCTACCCCTCGACCCGCCAACTGGCCAGCCGCCTGCAGACCTCCCACACGGCCATCGCCCACCGCCTGCGCAAGTACGGCATTCCCAACAAGCCCTGA
- the arcC gene encoding carbamate kinase: protein MRIVVALGGNALLRRGEPMTADNQRANIRIATEQIAKIHPGNQLVIAHGNGPQVGLLSLQAAAYTSVTPYPLDVLGAETEGMIGYIIEQELGNLLDFEVPFATLLTQVEVDAKDPAFQNPTKPIGPVYGKAEAEKLAAEKGWAIAPDGDKFRRVVASPRPKRIFEIRPIKWLLDKGSIVICAGGGGIPTLYDENRNLKGIEAVIDKDLCSSLLAEQLDADLLVIATDVNAAYIDFNKPTQKAIAQAHPDELERLGFAAGSMGPKVQAACEFARHTGKVAVIGSLSDIEAIVQGTAGTRVSTAKPGITYR from the coding sequence ATGCGTATCGTCGTTGCTCTGGGCGGTAACGCCCTGCTCCGCCGGGGTGAACCCATGACTGCGGACAACCAGCGCGCCAACATCCGGATCGCCACCGAGCAGATCGCCAAGATCCATCCCGGCAACCAACTGGTCATCGCCCACGGCAATGGCCCGCAAGTGGGCCTGCTGTCGCTGCAGGCGGCGGCCTACACCTCGGTCACCCCTTACCCGCTGGACGTGCTCGGCGCCGAGACCGAAGGCATGATCGGCTACATCATCGAACAGGAACTGGGCAACCTGCTGGACTTCGAAGTGCCGTTCGCCACCCTGCTCACCCAGGTCGAGGTGGACGCCAAGGATCCGGCCTTCCAGAACCCCACCAAACCCATCGGCCCGGTCTACGGCAAGGCGGAGGCCGAGAAGCTCGCCGCCGAAAAAGGCTGGGCGATCGCCCCGGACGGCGACAAGTTCCGCCGCGTGGTGGCCAGCCCGCGGCCCAAGCGCATCTTCGAGATCCGCCCGATCAAGTGGCTGCTGGACAAGGGCAGCATCGTGATCTGCGCCGGCGGCGGCGGCATCCCGACCCTGTACGACGAAAACCGCAACCTCAAGGGCATCGAAGCGGTGATCGACAAGGACCTGTGCTCGTCGCTGCTGGCCGAACAGCTGGACGCCGACCTGCTGGTGATCGCCACCGACGTCAACGCCGCCTACATCGACTTCAACAAGCCGACCCAGAAGGCCATCGCCCAGGCCCACCCGGACGAACTGGAGCGCCTGGGCTTCGCCGCCGGCTCCATGGGGCCGAAGGTGCAGGCAGCCTGCGAATTCGCACGCCATACTGGCAAGGTCGCGGTGATCGGTTCGCTCTCGGACATCGAAGCCATCGTCCAGGGCACCGCCGGCACGCGGGTCAGCACCGCGAAACCCGGCATCACCTACCGATAA
- the gcvH gene encoding glycine cleavage system protein GcvH, whose product MSELRFTEDHEWLRAEADGSVTVGITAFAQNALGDVVFVQLPELQAYDKGAEAATVESVKAASGVYMPLDGEVLETNPALEDSPELVNEDPLGDGWFFRFKPSDASAVGKLLDQDAYDRLIKAQAEA is encoded by the coding sequence ATGAGCGAGTTGCGTTTCACTGAAGATCACGAATGGCTGCGCGCCGAAGCCGACGGCAGCGTCACGGTCGGCATCACCGCTTTCGCGCAGAACGCCCTGGGCGACGTGGTGTTCGTGCAACTGCCTGAATTGCAGGCCTACGACAAAGGCGCCGAAGCCGCCACCGTAGAGTCGGTCAAAGCCGCCAGCGGCGTGTACATGCCCCTCGACGGCGAAGTGCTGGAAACCAACCCGGCGCTGGAAGACAGCCCGGAACTGGTCAACGAAGACCCGCTGGGCGACGGCTGGTTCTTCCGCTTCAAGCCGAGCGACGCCAGCGCCGTCGGCAAACTGCTGGACCAGGACGCCTACGACCGTCTGATCAAAGCCCAAGCCGAAGCCTGA
- the gcvT gene encoding glycine cleavage system aminomethyltransferase GcvT, translating to MSTEPLSKTPLHALHIELGARMVPFAGYDMPVQYPLGVMKEHQHTREQAGLFDVSHMGQIRLTGAGAAKALESLVPVDIIDLPVGMQRYAMFTNETGGILDDLMVANLGNDELFLVVNAACKDQDLAHLQKHIGGQCTIEALFEERALLALQGPAAVTVLARLAPEVAKMTFMQFTRVKLLGVDCFVSRSGYTGEDGYEISVPAADAEKLARALLAEPEVQAIGLGARDSLRLEAGLCLYGHDMNTDTTPIEASLLWAISKPRRADGARAGGFPGADNVFAQQQSGVARKRVGLLPQERTPVREGAEIVNEAGEIIGSVCSGGFGPTLGGPVAMGYLDSAYVTLDTPVWAIVRGKKVPMLVSKMPFVPQRYYRG from the coding sequence ATGTCCACCGAACCACTGTCGAAAACCCCGCTCCACGCCCTGCACATTGAACTCGGCGCCCGCATGGTGCCGTTCGCCGGCTACGACATGCCGGTGCAGTACCCGCTGGGCGTGATGAAGGAGCACCAGCACACCCGTGAGCAGGCCGGTCTGTTCGATGTCTCGCACATGGGCCAGATCCGCCTGACCGGCGCCGGCGCCGCCAAGGCCCTGGAGAGCCTGGTGCCGGTGGACATCATCGACCTGCCGGTGGGCATGCAGCGCTACGCGATGTTCACCAACGAAACCGGCGGCATCCTGGACGACCTGATGGTGGCCAACCTGGGCAACGACGAACTGTTCCTGGTGGTCAACGCCGCCTGCAAGGATCAGGACCTGGCCCACCTGCAAAAGCACATCGGCGGCCAGTGCACCATTGAGGCGCTGTTCGAAGAGCGTGCGCTCCTCGCCCTGCAAGGCCCGGCGGCGGTGACCGTGCTGGCGCGCCTGGCGCCGGAGGTGGCGAAAATGACCTTCATGCAGTTCACCCGTGTGAAGCTGCTGGGCGTGGACTGCTTCGTCAGCCGTTCGGGCTACACCGGTGAGGACGGCTACGAAATCTCGGTGCCGGCCGCCGACGCGGAAAAGCTCGCCCGCGCCCTGCTGGCCGAACCGGAAGTCCAGGCCATCGGCCTCGGCGCCCGCGACTCGCTGCGCCTGGAAGCCGGCCTGTGCCTGTACGGCCACGACATGAACACCGACACCACCCCGATCGAAGCGAGCCTGCTGTGGGCCATCTCCAAGCCCCGCCGCGCCGACGGCGCAAGGGCCGGCGGCTTCCCCGGCGCGGACAACGTGTTCGCCCAGCAGCAGAGCGGCGTGGCGCGCAAACGCGTCGGCCTGCTGCCCCAGGAGCGCACGCCGGTGCGCGAAGGCGCGGAAATCGTCAATGAAGCCGGCGAGATCATCGGCAGCGTGTGCAGCGGCGGCTTCGGCCCGACCTTGGGCGGGCCGGTGGCGATGGGTTACCTCGACAGCGCCTATGTCACCCTCGACACGCCGGTCTGGGCCATCGTGCGTGGGAAAAAGGTGCCAATGCTTGTAAGCAAAATGCCATTTGTTCCACAACGCTACTATCGCGGCTGA
- a CDS encoding cold-shock protein gives MSTRQSGTVKWFNDEKGFGFITPESGPDLFVHFRAIQGSGFKSLKEGQKVTFVAVQGQKGMQADEVIAEG, from the coding sequence ATGTCCACACGTCAGAGCGGCACCGTCAAGTGGTTTAACGACGAGAAAGGTTTTGGTTTTATCACTCCAGAAAGCGGTCCGGATCTGTTCGTGCATTTCCGCGCCATCCAGGGCAGCGGCTTCAAGAGCCTGAAAGAAGGCCAGAAAGTGACCTTCGTTGCCGTGCAAGGCCAGAAAGGCATGCAGGCTGATGAAGTCATCGCAGAAGGCTGA
- a CDS encoding RDD family protein: MSKHLLSPQGDFPAVGLGRRLAAMFYDFLLCTALLIVTGGIYKMIQAAIIGEERLRVMTDAGQLDGDPLYSTVLLLVLFGFFAKFWTHAGQTLGMQVWGIRVQNADGTAITLWQALLRFMVSMASWLCLGLGFFWSLFDKQKRTWHDIYSDTRVVRIPKKAK, translated from the coding sequence ATGTCGAAACACCTGCTCTCCCCCCAGGGCGACTTTCCCGCCGTTGGCCTGGGCCGTCGCCTGGCAGCGATGTTCTATGACTTCCTGCTCTGCACCGCCCTGCTGATCGTCACCGGCGGCATCTACAAGATGATCCAGGCCGCCATCATCGGCGAAGAGCGTCTGCGGGTCATGACCGATGCCGGCCAGCTGGACGGCGATCCCCTCTATTCCACGGTGCTGCTGCTGGTGCTGTTCGGCTTCTTCGCCAAGTTCTGGACCCACGCCGGCCAGACCCTGGGCATGCAGGTATGGGGCATCCGCGTGCAGAACGCCGACGGCACCGCCATCACCCTGTGGCAGGCGCTGCTGCGCTTCATGGTGTCGATGGCGTCGTGGCTGTGCCTGGGGCTGGGGTTCTTCTGGTCGCTGTTCGACAAGCAAAAGCGCACCTGGCACGACATCTACTCCGACACCCGCGTGGTGCGGATCCCGAAAAAGGCCAAGTGA